The DNA window CCGGCACCGAGATCAAGCTCGGCGAGCAGGAGTTCCTCATGATGGCGGAGGACGACGTGCTGGCGATCATCGACTGATGCCCGGTGCCCGGCGCCTTCCCATGAACACCGACCAGCTCCGCCAGGTGCTCCGCGAACTCGACGGCAAGCGTGCCGCCGCCTTCCACTTCAACGGCGCGACCGAGTGCAACGTCGCCAACGCCATGCTCCTGCCGGACGAGGCGGACCACATGGTCAAGGTCACCGACGGCAAGCACGTCTTCATCATCGACGCCGCACAACTCGTCTGGATCCGGATCGGCTGAGAGAGCAGCCCGGCAACAGAACAAGAGCAGCAGAGCAGCGGACACGAACCACGAAACCACGCAACCCGGACATTTGGCCCTTTGGCCATCTGACCCTTTGGAGATTTGAACATGGCCGCCAAGCAGATCGCCTTCAACACCGACGCCCGCGAGCGCATCCTCCGCGGCGTCCAGAAGCTCGCCCACGCCGTCAAGGTCACCCTCGGACCTTCCGGCCGCGTCGTCGTGCTCGAGAAATCCTTCGGCGCCCCCACCGTCACCAAGGACGGCGTCACCGTGGCCAAGGAGATCACCCTCGAAGACCCCTACGAGAACCTCGGCGCGCAGATGGTCAAGGAGGTCGCCAGCAAGTGCTCGAAGGACGCCGGAGACGGCACGACCACCGCCACCATCTACGCCGAGGCCGTCTACGCCGAGGGCCTGAAGAACATCACCGCCGGCGCGAACCCCAACGAGATCAAGCGCGGCATCGACCAGGCCGTCGCCGCCATCACCGACGAGCTGCGCAGGATGTCCAAGAAGGTTGACTCCTCGAAGGAAATCGCCCAGGTCGGCACCTGCGCCGCCAACCAGGACGAGCAGATCGGCAAGATCATCGCCGAGGCCATGGACAAGGTCGGCAAGGACGGCGTCATCACGGTCGAGGAGGGCAAGTCCCTCGAGACCGAGGTCGAGCTCGTCGAGGGCATGCAGTTCGACAAGGGCTACCTCAGCCCCCACTTCGTCACCAACCCCGCCGCCATGGAGTGCGTCCTCGACAAGCCCTACATCCTCATCCACGAGAAGAAGATCTCCTCCGCCAAGGACATGCTCCCGCTGCTCGGCAAGATCGCCGACTCCGGCGCATCGCTGCTCATCATCGCCGAGGACGTCGATTCCGAGGCCCTCGCCACGCTCGTCGTCAACAAGATCCGCGGCGTGCTGAAGGTCTGCGCCGTCAAGGCCCCGGGCTTCGGCGACCGCCGCAAGGCCATGCTCGAGGACATCGCCGTCCTCACCGGCGGCACCGCCATCATGGAGGAACTCGGCCTCGACCTCGAGAAGATCGAGCTGTCCCAGCTCGGCCGCGCCAAGAAGGTCACCATCGACAAGGACAACACCACCATCGTCGAGGGCGCGGGCAGCCAGGACGCCATCAAGGGGCGCATCGAGCAGATCCGCCACCAGATCGACGCCACCACCTCCGACTACGACCGCGAGAAGCTCGAGGAGCGCCTCGCCAAGCTCGCCGGCGGCGTCGCGCAGATCAACGTCGGCGCGGCCACCGAGGTCGAGATGAAGGAGAAGAAGGCCCGCGTCGAGGACGCGCTCCACGCCTGCCGCGCGGCCGTCGAAGAGGGCATCCTCCCCGGCGGCGGCGTCGCCGTGCTCCGGGCGCGCAAGGCCCTCGACAAGCTCCGCAAGTCCGCCACCGGCGACACCCGCGTCGGCATCGACATCGTCCACCGCGCCGTCGCCGCGCCGGTCAAGCAGATCGCGACCAACTGCGGCCTCGACGGCTCCGTCATCGCCTCGAAGGTCGAGGAGGCCGCCGAGACCAACTTCGGCTTCAACGCCCTCACCCACGAGTTCGGCGACCTCGTCAAGATGGGCGTCATCGTCCCGACCAAGGTCGAGCGCATCGCCCTCCAGAACGCCGCCAGCGTCGCGGCGCTCCTCCTCACCACCGAGGCCGCCATCGTCGAACTCAAGGAGAAGAAGGAGAAGGTGCCCGCCGGCGGCGGTGATGACTTCGACTACTGATCCATCCTCAGCACCCTTCCGCTTCACCCCGGAGGCCCGGCCCGACAGCCGGGCCTCCGCTGCTTTCGCCCCACCGACCCCACCCGGCCTCGAAGCCGTCCCGGGCGTGTCATCCCACCGGATCGGGGGCATCGTCCGGGCTTCCTTTCCGATGGCGGGGGCGCTCCCCCCGGCCGTCGCTTGCGTGCCCCCGGCGGCCGCTCGCGACCCCCCGCGCGCGGCATCCGAGCCACCGAATGCGACATTCGGTGGCTCGAACGGGGGATTCGGGCCATCGGAAGGGCCTCCAGAGGCCACGGACGCCCGACCCGAGGCCCCGGCCGCCGCAGCCGACCCCACGGTTCCATCCCCCGGCAACCGAACGACGCCGTGACGGGCAGCGCGCTTCTGCCCGCCACCCTCCTCCGCA is part of the Synechococcales cyanobacterium CNB genome and encodes:
- the groL gene encoding chaperonin GroEL produces the protein MAAKQIAFNTDARERILRGVQKLAHAVKVTLGPSGRVVVLEKSFGAPTVTKDGVTVAKEITLEDPYENLGAQMVKEVASKCSKDAGDGTTTATIYAEAVYAEGLKNITAGANPNEIKRGIDQAVAAITDELRRMSKKVDSSKEIAQVGTCAANQDEQIGKIIAEAMDKVGKDGVITVEEGKSLETEVELVEGMQFDKGYLSPHFVTNPAAMECVLDKPYILIHEKKISSAKDMLPLLGKIADSGASLLIIAEDVDSEALATLVVNKIRGVLKVCAVKAPGFGDRRKAMLEDIAVLTGGTAIMEELGLDLEKIELSQLGRAKKVTIDKDNTTIVEGAGSQDAIKGRIEQIRHQIDATTSDYDREKLEERLAKLAGGVAQINVGAATEVEMKEKKARVEDALHACRAAVEEGILPGGGVAVLRARKALDKLRKSATGDTRVGIDIVHRAVAAPVKQIATNCGLDGSVIASKVEEAAETNFGFNALTHEFGDLVKMGVIVPTKVERIALQNAASVAALLLTTEAAIVELKEKKEKVPAGGGDDFDY